ACCCGTGGCAGGGGCACTCGAACCACTGCGACGACTGGCACCACGGCACCCGGCAGCCCAGGTGCACGCACTTCTGGTACAGCGCCATCAGCCCCACGCCGTCGTCGGTGACGACGTGGTCCTCGCCGTAGGCTTCCTCGGCGCCGGGAATGTTGGGGTCCCAGGTCACCACGTACAGGCGACCTGCGGGGTACTCGAACGGCGCGCTCTCCGACTCGATGTCGCTGAGCAGCTCATCGACCGACCCGACCGGGATCTGCGCCCCGAAGCCCTCGCCGAGGTTGGGCCACAGGAACCCCAGCGACGCGGCGCCGAACGCGCCCAGCCCACCGGCGGTCCCGGCGACCAAAGCGGTCCGCAGGAAGTCGCGGCGCTTGATCGTGGGCAGGTTCCAGCCCTTGGTCTTAGCCATGTCGGCGCATCACTCCTGTCGTGGCCGCTACATCTCGAAGTACAGGCCGTCGAGCCAAGGCCAGATGAAGTTGAACCCGGGGCCGCGGAAGAACGAACCGAACACCACCAACCACGTCCACATCACCATGAAGAAGGTGAAGGCCATGGCCGCGAACTTGCGGTACTCGGGGTGCATCGACGGGTTGCGGTCCAGGTAGGGGGTGGCACCGAGGACGATCAAGCCGACGCCCGGGATCGTCACGCCGGCGACCATCGGGTGGAAGTAGCGCAGCAGCTCCTGCAACCCCAGGAAGTACCACGGCGCCTTCGACGGGTTGGGCGTGAGATTGGGGTTGGCCAGCGCGCGGAAGGTCGGATCGAGGAAGTAGCTCACCACGAGCAGTAGTGCGGAGACCGCCAGCAGCGAGACGAACTCGACCGCGAACAGGTGCGGCCAGGTGTACACCTTGTCCGCCTGCTTGCTCTGCACCTGCTGGATGCCCTCGGGGGGGATCATCGCCAGCAGGCGGTGGGTGTGGTCCTCGCGCGTCTGGAGGTTCGGCCCGCCCCCGTCCGGTCCGAGCGCGGCCGCGACCCGTGCGGCCCGCTGCGCGGGCGTGAGCCGCCCCGCGGGCACCTCCTCGGTGGCGGTGGCCGCCTTGGTCGCCGGGACGCCCTCTTCCCCGTCGCCGACGGCGGCTTCCGCGGGTTCCTTCCGCGCCGCGCCCTCGTCGGCCGCGCCGGCCTCTTCACGGCCCTGGGCCTTGGCCTTGCGAACGGCCGCCGCCTTGGCCTTGGCGCGGGCGATCCGCTCGCTCTTGCCCTCGGCGATCAGCCGGTCGTAGGTCTCCTGGTCGATCTCGACCTGCTCGGACATCAAGCCTCCTTGGGCAGTGGGGCGGGAACCCAGGCCATCACAGCGGCCCCGAGATGCCGCCGTCCTTGCGGATCCGCCAGAAGTGCACGGCCAGGAACAGGACCAGGATGAACGGCAGGAACAACACGTGGAGCACGTACCACCGCAGCAGCGTGTTGGGCCCGATCTCCACGCCACCGAGGAGGACGAACTGCACCTGGCGGCCGAACACCGGCGTGTAGCCCATCATCGAGGTGCCGACCTGTACCGCCCAGATCGCGAGCTGGTCCCACGGCAGCAGGTACCCGGTGAACGACAGCAGCAGCGTCAGCTGCAGGAGCATGATCCCCACGACCCAGTTGAACTCCCGGGGAGGCTTGTACGCCCCGTGATAGAAGACCCTGGCCATGTGCAGGAACACCGTGAACACCATCAGGTGGGCGGCCCACCGGTGGAGGTTGCGCACCAACTGCCCGAATGTGACGTTGGCGATGATGTCCCGCATGTCCAGGTACGCCAGTTCCTGCCCGGGCCCGGCGGTCGGCCGGTAGAAGAACATCAGGAAGATGCCGGTGATCGTCAGTCCGACGAACAGGAAGAACGACAGCCCCCCGAGGCAGTACGTGTAGGTCAGCTTCAGGCCGTGACGCTTCACCTTGACCGGGTGCAGGTGGTACAGCACGTTGTTCATGGCCGCGAGCGCACGGTCACGGGACGTGTCGCGGTAGCCCCGCCGGTAGATCGACCCCGGGCGGAACATCGACTTCCACACGACGTTGTCCTGGATCCGGCCCTTGACGTCGTTCAGATCCTTGGGCCGGCGCTCCTTGAGCCGCTCCCGCAGCTCACCGATCTTCGACACGCTGGCGATCTCCTCGCGTCGGTCCCCGGTCACCACGCCGACCGATGGGTGACCCGCGTCGGCGCGTCACCTGAGCACGGCGGTGGTGGCCCATGCTGCTAGTAGCCCTCGACTCGCCCGAGCCACAGAGCGTCGGACGGGCACCGCTCCACGCAGATCGCGCAGCGGGTGCACTCGGCGTCGTCGATGATGAACACCGCACCGGACGTCTCCGCTAGCGACTTGATCTCCGGGTTGGTGGCATCCCGGATCACCGCGGGGTCCATCATGTAGATGCACTCCCACGGGCACACGTCCTCGCAGGCGCGGCACAGGATGCACAGCTCGGCGGTCAGCCCGATGTGGCGCTTGGGCTTGACCCGCTCCTGCAGCCACTGCGCGTCGACCGTGTCGACCGTGTAGTCGTCGAACATCAAGGGATGCTCACCCCGGTCGGTCTTACCCACGCTGGCCCTCCTCCGTCGCGGCGGCACGCCTCCCGGACGGGAGGCTCCTGCTGCGGTGGTACCGCATCGTCGACGTCCCGGCCACTAGCGGTAGCCGCCGGACTCGCGTCGTTCCTCGCCTGGAGCGAGCGGCTTGGGCAGGCGCCGCTGGACGGTGACGGCGGCCCAGAACAACGCACCGATCGCGACGAGGTGCCAGCCGACCACGACCAGGTCGCGGAGCACCTGGTACAGGTCGGTGGCGACGTCGAGGTAGTTCCCGCCGCCGACGGGGATCCGCAACGACGTGGGGATGATCCGGTCCTCGAGGATCTCCTTGTTGGAGTCGACGAAGTAGATCCACGCAGACGGCACGATGCCGAAGACCCACACCAGCACGCCCATCCCGGCGACCGCCCCCATCGAGGCCGAGACCCACTCGCGCTTCTGGTAGGTGAAGTGGGCGACCGCCAGCGGGAGGCCGATGATGAACACGCCCCAGATCGCCACGATGACGAAGCCCCACCAGCCGTTGCCGACGTTGCTGGGGTCGCCGAACTGGTAGAGCGCGCGGAAGGCCTCGGGCAGCGCCCGGAAGAACTCGACGAACCAGCTCAGGCTCAACCCGTCCTCGTCGTCGCCCGCGGGCCAGGGAGCCTACAACGGCCCACAACGGCCAACAAACGACCCCTGCGCGCGCGCGTGCGCGCGACAACAGCGCGGTCATCCGCCGGAATGACCCAGGTGCTGCGCGATCAGCGCCCGGAGTTGGTCGGCCGTGACCGGCCCGGCGTGACGGTGGACGATCCTGCCGTCGCGGTCGACCAGCACCGTGGTGGGCATGCCGCGGGCTGCCACGGCCCGGTAGAAGCTGCCGTCGGCGTCGACGACCTGTTCGTAGGTCACCCCGGTCTGGCGGGCCAGCGTACGCGCCTTATCCAGATCGTCCTCCTTGTCGACGCCGACGAAGCGCACCTCGTCGCCGAGCTCACGGTGGACGGCCTCCAGATCCGGCATCTCCTCGACGCAGAACGCGCACCAGGTGGCCCAGAAGTTGATCAGGGCCGGCGCTCCGCGAAGCTCGGCGGTGTGCAGCTCGCCCGGCCGGTCCAGGCGCGGCAGGGTGGCGTCGGGGAGGCGCTGGCCGGGCTCCAGCGTGCCCAGCACCGGCACCGACGCGACGTCCGACACCTGCGTCTGCGGGCCGTCCCCGCAACCGGTGATGGCCACTGCGACCGCCAGGACGGACAGGATCAACGAGCGCACACCACGCCAACGCGGTGCCGCCCCCGACGGTTCCGGCCTCATCGCCCCGCCAGGTCCTCGGCGGCGTCCCTGGCCGCGTCCACCACGGCCCGGAGGGGCTCCCCGTCGTGCGCCAGCGACGGGAACAGGATCTCGTACCCCGACGGGGGGAGGTACACGCCGCGACGCAGCATCGCGTGGAAGAACCGTGCGTAGGCCGCGTGGTCGGCCTCACGGGCGGTGGCGTGGTCGACGACCTTGGTCGGACCGAACGTCACGCCCGCCAGCGCCCCGACCTGCCCAACGTTCGCCACGACGCCGGCCGCGTCGAACGCGCGCGCGAGTCCGCCGACCAGTGCCGTGGTCACCGCGCTGAGCCGGGTGAACGCGGCGTCGTCGAGGAGGCGCAGCTGCGCCAGGCCCGCCGCGACCGCAACCGGGTTCCCCGACAGCGTCCCCGCCTGGTACACGCGGCCTGCCGGGGCCAGCTCACCCATCACGTCGGCCCGACCGCCGAAGGCCGCCAGCGGCAGACCGCCCCCGATCGCTTTGCCCAGGACGGTCAGGTCCGGGACGACGCCCGCCCACCGCTGCGCCCCGCCCCGCCCGAGCCGGAACCCGGTGATCACCTCGTCGAAGATCAGGAGCGCACCGGCCTGGTCGGCGCGGTCGCGCAGCGCCGCCAGGAAGCCGTCCACCGGGGGGACCAGCCCCATGTTGGCGGGGATCGGTTCGCAGATGATCGCGGCGACGTCGTCACCGGCCTCCTCCAGCGCCCGGTCGAGGCCGTCCAGGTCGTTCCACGCAGCGACGACCGTGTCGCCGGCCGCACCGGGCGTGACACCGGGAGACCCGGGGACACCGAGAGTGGCGACACCCGACCCCGCCTGGACCAGGACCGCGTCGCTGTGGCCGTGGTAGTGGCCCGCGAACTTGATCACCACGCTGCGGCCGGTCACACCGCGTGCCAGCCGGACCGCGCTCATGACCGCCTCGGTCCCCGACGAGACCAGCCGGACCTGCTCCAGGGACGGCACGGCCGCGACCAGCTCCTCGGCGATCTCGACCTCCCCGCGGGTCGGGGCTCCGAACGTCGAGCCGCGTCGCAGCGCCGCCGCAGCCGCGGCGACCACCTCCGGGTGGGCGTGCCCCAACGGCAGCGGCCCCCACGACTGCACCAGGTCGACGTAGCGGGCGCCGTCCTCGTCCCACACGTACGGGCCCTCACCACGGGTGAGGAACGGCGGCGTCCCCCCGACGGACCCGAAGGCGCGCACGGGCGAGTTCACGCCGCCGGGGATGACCCGCAGCGCGCGGGCGAACAGCTGCTCGGAGCGCTCCATCGCCGGCGAGGCTAACCGGCGCGTCGGTGTCGGCACTGCGAGGCGGGCGCTACCGCCGGCGACGCGGCGTCACCTACCCTGCCGCCATCGCGACGGGGGAGGCCTGTCGGTGGTGGGGACCGCACGGGCGCTGTCGGCCGCGGTCGGTGCCGCCGTGGTCGGTGCCGCCGGTGCGGCCGGTTGGCGGTTCGCGGATCGCGTCCTGCAACCGCAACGGGCCCGCCGACCGGAGGACGACGCCGATCCGGAGGCGGCCGTGCGGGTGGTCGCGATCGGCGACGACACCGTCACGCTCACCGGGCCGGCCGCGGGACGGCCCGGCCGGTGGGGGCTGTCGCTGGCACGCGGGTACGGGCAGGTCGGCCCCGGCGCGCCCGGCGACACCGACGGCGAGGTGGTCCGCCCGTTCCGGCGGCTGACCGGCGATCCCCGCCCCGGCGATGGCGTCCTGGACGCGCACGCCTGGCCGGCCGAGCCACGGGTCCTGCACCTGCCCTGGGAGGACGTGACCTACCACTCCCCCGCCGGGCTGTTCCCGGCATGGCGGATCGACCCGGCGCCGTCGGCGGTGGCGACCGGTACCTGGGCGGTGGTGGTCCACGGGCGCGGCGGGCGTCGCACGGA
The genomic region above belongs to Actinomycetota bacterium and contains:
- a CDS encoding menaquinol-cytochrome c reductase cytochrome b subunit — translated: MSEQVEIDQETYDRLIAEGKSERIARAKAKAAAVRKAKAQGREEAGAADEGAARKEPAEAAVGDGEEGVPATKAATATEEVPAGRLTPAQRAARVAAALGPDGGGPNLQTREDHTHRLLAMIPPEGIQQVQSKQADKVYTWPHLFAVEFVSLLAVSALLLVVSYFLDPTFRALANPNLTPNPSKAPWYFLGLQELLRYFHPMVAGVTIPGVGLIVLGATPYLDRNPSMHPEYRKFAAMAFTFFMVMWTWLVVFGSFFRGPGFNFIWPWLDGLYFEM
- a CDS encoding cytochrome b N-terminal domain-containing protein, translated to MFRPGSIYRRGYRDTSRDRALAAMNNVLYHLHPVKVKRHGLKLTYTYCLGGLSFFLFVGLTITGIFLMFFYRPTAGPGQELAYLDMRDIIANVTFGQLVRNLHRWAAHLMVFTVFLHMARVFYHGAYKPPREFNWVVGIMLLQLTLLLSFTGYLLPWDQLAIWAVQVGTSMMGYTPVFGRQVQFVLLGGVEIGPNTLLRWYVLHVLFLPFILVLFLAVHFWRIRKDGGISGPL
- the hemL gene encoding glutamate-1-semialdehyde 2,1-aminomutase; translated protein: MERSEQLFARALRVIPGGVNSPVRAFGSVGGTPPFLTRGEGPYVWDEDGARYVDLVQSWGPLPLGHAHPEVVAAAAAALRRGSTFGAPTRGEVEIAEELVAAVPSLEQVRLVSSGTEAVMSAVRLARGVTGRSVVIKFAGHYHGHSDAVLVQAGSGVATLGVPGSPGVTPGAAGDTVVAAWNDLDGLDRALEEAGDDVAAIICEPIPANMGLVPPVDGFLAALRDRADQAGALLIFDEVITGFRLGRGGAQRWAGVVPDLTVLGKAIGGGLPLAAFGGRADVMGELAPAGRVYQAGTLSGNPVAVAAGLAQLRLLDDAAFTRLSAVTTALVGGLARAFDAAGVVANVGQVGALAGVTFGPTKVVDHATAREADHAAYARFFHAMLRRGVYLPPSGYEILFPSLAHDGEPLRAVVDAARDAAEDLAGR
- a CDS encoding TlpA family protein disulfide reductase codes for the protein MILSVLAVAVAITGCGDGPQTQVSDVASVPVLGTLEPGQRLPDATLPRLDRPGELHTAELRGAPALINFWATWCAFCVEEMPDLEAVHRELGDEVRFVGVDKEDDLDKARTLARQTGVTYEQVVDADGSFYRAVAARGMPTTVLVDRDGRIVHRHAGPVTADQLRALIAQHLGHSGG
- a CDS encoding Rieske 2Fe-2S domain-containing protein — translated: MAKTKGWNLPTIKRRDFLRTALVAGTAGGLGAFGAASLGFLWPNLGEGFGAQIPVGSVDELLSDIESESAPFEYPAGRLYVVTWDPNIPGAEEAYGEDHVVTDDGVGLMALYQKCVHLGCRVPWCQSSQWFECPCHGSKYNRLGEWTGGPAPRGLDRFPSEIDDDGNFVASTGIVLTGPARTANVLQQEPEGPHCIDI
- a CDS encoding 4Fe-4S binding protein, yielding MGKTDRGEHPLMFDDYTVDTVDAQWLQERVKPKRHIGLTAELCILCRACEDVCPWECIYMMDPAVIRDATNPEIKSLAETSGAVFIIDDAECTRCAICVERCPSDALWLGRVEGY